Proteins co-encoded in one Arachis hypogaea cultivar Tifrunner chromosome 11, arahy.Tifrunner.gnm2.J5K5, whole genome shotgun sequence genomic window:
- the LOC112722226 gene encoding putative BTB/POZ domain-containing protein At3g08660 — MVLPPNDWKQPVGEAAGLLGQALGQLGANFAPDLHFKPCEFEALIRVVPDAARESHDQLYIAMDISLKVHAGISDHENMRICSTLKHEKLSAEAETSIRNAYAMGKVRMAASEFEIVTRVVKNRNASECTESSGFVLWQMKQKWAFCGNSFQVWGDGYEPYQNKNG, encoded by the exons ATGGTGTTGCCACCTAATGATTGGAAACAACCAGTTGGTGAGGCAGCTGGCCTCTTAGGACAAGCTCTTGGACAATTGGGTGCCAATTTTGCTCCTGATCTCCATTTCAAACCTTGTGAATTTGAAGCATTGATTAGAGTGGTTCCAGATGCTGCAAGGGAATCTCATGATCAGTTATACATTGCCATGGATATTTCTCTAAAG GTTCATGCAGGAATAAGTGATCATGAAAACATGAGAATATGTTCCACattgaagcatgaaaagttgTCAGCTGAAGCT GAAACTtcaataagaaatgcatatgcaATGGGAAAGGTGAGGATGGCAGCTTCTGAGTTTGAAATTGTAACTAGAGTAGTGAAAAACCGGAATGCCTCTGAGTGCACAGAGTCCAGTGGATTTGTGCTCTGGCAGATGAAACAAAAATGGGCATTCTGTGGTAACTCTTTTCAGGTTTGGGGAGATGGCTATGAGCCATACCAAAACAAAAATGGATGA